In Desulfovibrio sp. 86, the following proteins share a genomic window:
- a CDS encoding NifB/NifX family molybdenum-iron cluster-binding protein yields the protein MKIAVSSEGPGLDSQVDPRFGRAAGFVVVDTESMATEYVDNGSSQVMAQGAGIQTAERLSSLGVGAVLSGYVGPKAFTALRAAGMQVYQELDGRSVGEAVRCYTEGSVSPAAAPNK from the coding sequence ATGAAAATCGCTGTCTCAAGCGAAGGGCCGGGTCTGGATTCCCAGGTTGATCCGCGTTTCGGCCGTGCCGCAGGCTTCGTGGTGGTGGATACGGAAAGTATGGCCACGGAATATGTCGATAATGGCAGCTCGCAGGTCATGGCGCAAGGCGCGGGCATACAGACGGCCGAGCGCCTGTCGTCCCTGGGCGTTGGCGCTGTGCTCAGCGGTTATGTTGGCCCCAAGGCTTTCACCGCTTTGCGGGCGGCTGGCATGCAGGTATATCAGGAACTGGACGGCCGCAGCGTGGGCGAAGCCGTGCGCTGCTATACCGAAGGTTCCGTCAGTCCGGCCGCAGCGCCCAACAAGTAG
- the amrB gene encoding AmmeMemoRadiSam system protein B, translating into MSIRHPIAAGRFYPAEADQLKKEVQAWLMASAVSTGFLSDEHSKDAGSRLLGLVLPHAGYVYCGRIIGATLAAPWGDSTTGASLPHRLFVLSPNHTGQGKPLGVWAEGQWLTPLGPMPVDEELTQALIRAPGGFLPDELSHLVEHSAEVILPFLQSLPGIDAGEDGSPVRRTIAPVCVGTRRPDALRAAGLALAQVIQDFSARGQDVGIIVSSDLNHYQNQEQTLHKDALALTQALACDPDGLLAVVEREGITMCGVGPLALALFAARALGNPWAELCLYDTSAAASGDTSRVVGYAGLRFGL; encoded by the coding sequence ATGAGTATACGACATCCCATTGCGGCAGGCCGTTTTTATCCTGCCGAGGCTGATCAGTTAAAAAAAGAAGTTCAGGCATGGCTTATGGCGTCAGCTGTTTCTACTGGTTTCTTGTCGGACGAGCATTCGAAGGATGCCGGTTCCCGCCTGCTGGGACTCGTACTGCCTCATGCCGGCTATGTTTACTGCGGCCGCATCATTGGCGCCACCCTGGCGGCCCCATGGGGCGACTCCACAACAGGAGCCAGCCTGCCGCATCGGCTGTTTGTCCTGTCTCCCAACCACACGGGCCAGGGGAAGCCCCTGGGCGTATGGGCCGAAGGCCAATGGCTGACGCCGCTGGGCCCGATGCCGGTGGACGAAGAACTGACCCAGGCTCTTATTCGGGCTCCGGGCGGCTTTTTGCCGGACGAGCTTAGCCATCTTGTCGAGCATTCCGCCGAAGTTATTCTGCCTTTTCTGCAAAGTCTGCCCGGCATCGATGCCGGAGAGGACGGATCGCCCGTGCGTCGCACCATTGCGCCCGTATGCGTGGGAACCCGCAGACCCGATGCGCTGCGCGCCGCCGGGCTGGCCCTGGCGCAGGTGATACAGGATTTCAGCGCCAGAGGGCAGGATGTGGGCATCATCGTCAGTTCGGACTTGAACCACTACCAGAACCAGGAGCAGACCCTGCACAAGGACGCGCTGGCTCTGACGCAGGCCCTGGCCTGTGATCCCGATGGTCTGCTTGCCGTTGTGGAGCGTGAGGGCATTACCATGTGCGGGGTAGGCCCTCTGGCCCTGGCCCTGTTTGCCGCGCGCGCCCTTGGCAACCCCTGGGCAGAGCTTTGCCTCTACGACACTTCTGCCGCCGCATCCGGCGATACCAGCCGGGTTGTGGGGTACGCCGGATTGCGTTTCGGACTCTAG
- a CDS encoding NAD-dependent succinate-semialdehyde dehydrogenase — protein MHQILQDKSLFRPHCLINGQWRDAADKSVLDVVNPANGKLLGTVPNCGADEARLAVEAAHSAFALWKDKTPQERGAYLHAWEQAIRANLEDLARLLTLEEGKPLAEARAEILQGASYFPWYAEEARRVSGEVVPQFRQGVQALTRHAPLGVAVAITPWNFPMSMIPRKVAPALAAGCTAIVKPASATPYSALAMAELAMRVGIPAGVFNVITGSARAIGSVVTESPLVRKLSFTGSTPVGRTLAAQCAPTLKKVSLELGGNAPFIVFDDADLDLAARVGMGSKFRNAGQTCICANRFLVHSDVSDAFVRRLLQGIRELQVGDGLKPDTTMGPLINAEAVAHVDALVHDALEKGARRIAGCQPHSLGGNFYEPSLLTGITPEMRIFREEIFGPVAAVMSFEDEEEAVALANDTEYGLASYVCTRDMARIWRLWAGLQYGMVGVNDAALASAETPFGGVKGSGVGREGGREGLLEYMETHYALLGGLD, from the coding sequence ATGCACCAAATATTGCAGGATAAAAGCCTGTTCCGTCCCCACTGCCTCATCAACGGGCAGTGGCGCGACGCGGCAGACAAGAGTGTTCTGGATGTCGTCAATCCGGCCAACGGCAAGTTGCTTGGCACTGTGCCCAACTGCGGCGCAGACGAGGCCCGGCTTGCCGTTGAAGCCGCTCACAGCGCCTTTGCCCTCTGGAAGGACAAAACCCCTCAGGAGCGCGGAGCCTACCTTCATGCCTGGGAGCAGGCCATACGCGCCAACCTTGAAGACCTGGCCCGCCTGCTCACTCTTGAAGAGGGCAAGCCCCTGGCTGAAGCCAGGGCGGAAATCCTTCAGGGGGCCTCCTATTTTCCCTGGTATGCCGAAGAGGCCCGCCGCGTGAGCGGCGAGGTGGTGCCCCAGTTCCGGCAGGGCGTGCAGGCGCTTACCCGGCACGCTCCCCTGGGCGTTGCCGTGGCCATTACCCCCTGGAACTTCCCCATGTCCATGATTCCCCGCAAGGTGGCTCCGGCCCTGGCGGCGGGATGCACGGCCATTGTCAAACCCGCCAGCGCCACGCCGTACAGCGCTTTGGCCATGGCCGAGCTGGCCATGCGGGTGGGCATTCCCGCCGGGGTTTTCAACGTGATCACGGGCAGCGCCAGGGCCATCGGCTCCGTGGTTACAGAAAGTCCTCTGGTACGCAAACTCAGCTTTACCGGGTCCACGCCCGTGGGCAGAACTCTCGCCGCCCAGTGCGCCCCCACCTTGAAGAAGGTGTCGCTGGAGTTGGGCGGCAACGCGCCCTTCATTGTTTTTGACGACGCGGATCTGGATCTGGCGGCGCGTGTGGGCATGGGCAGCAAGTTCCGCAATGCGGGGCAAACCTGCATCTGCGCCAACCGTTTTCTGGTGCACAGCGACGTGTCCGACGCCTTTGTGCGCCGTCTATTGCAAGGCATCCGGGAGCTTCAGGTCGGTGACGGGCTCAAGCCCGACACCACCATGGGGCCGCTCATCAACGCCGAAGCCGTGGCCCATGTGGACGCCCTTGTGCACGACGCCCTTGAAAAGGGAGCCCGCCGTATAGCAGGATGCCAGCCCCACAGCTTGGGCGGCAACTTTTACGAACCCTCGCTGCTGACGGGCATAACGCCCGAAATGCGTATTTTCCGTGAAGAAATATTCGGGCCTGTGGCTGCCGTCATGTCCTTTGAGGACGAGGAAGAGGCCGTGGCCCTGGCCAATGATACGGAATACGGCCTCGCGTCCTATGTCTGCACGCGCGACATGGCCCGTATCTGGCGACTGTGGGCGGGCCTCCAGTACGGCATGGTGGGTGTCAACGACGCAGCGCTGGCCTCGGCGGAAACGCCTTTTGGCGGCGTCAAGGGCAGCGGCGTGGGGCGTGAAGGCGGCCGTGAAGGGCTGCTTGAATATATGGAAACCCACTACGCGCTGTTGGGTGGTCTCGACTAG
- a CDS encoding dihydroorotase — MRLCIKNARHLEAPVDLLVDGDKIMTMTPAGHHEAPEGCEIFNACGLALMPSLIDAHVHLREPGFEYKEDVASGLEAALRGGFGAVMCMANTKPVNDTASVTRHMLDRARQSHPHGPRLFPIAAATIGLKGEMMAPLAELKEAGCVAVSNDGRPLENAELVRRIMEYAADLGLILIDHCEDPHLGRGWIMHEGHVSGLLGLKGQPASGEAIQAARDIMLAEYLDIPVHIAHVSAALTVDLIRWAKQRGVKVSAETCPHYLLLDERALENYSVQAKVSPPLRTAHDREVLREAVKTGIVDILVTDHAPHAAHEKDGTLDGAPCGFTGLDLALGLTWKLVDAGILAESDVHRLWCRRPAEIFGLPWNGFAPGDPADFFLFDTDEEWTPSRQTMYSKSLNSPFLGQTLRGRVKHHWMGGRQLF, encoded by the coding sequence ATGAGGCTTTGCATAAAAAACGCCCGTCACCTTGAGGCCCCTGTGGACCTTCTGGTGGACGGCGATAAAATCATGACAATGACCCCGGCGGGCCATCACGAGGCCCCCGAAGGGTGCGAAATTTTTAACGCTTGCGGCCTTGCGCTCATGCCAAGCCTTATTGACGCGCATGTTCACCTGCGCGAACCCGGTTTTGAATATAAGGAAGACGTGGCTTCAGGGCTTGAAGCCGCACTGCGGGGCGGCTTTGGCGCGGTCATGTGCATGGCCAACACCAAGCCGGTCAATGATACGGCCAGCGTTACCCGCCACATGCTGGACAGGGCGAGGCAAAGCCACCCCCACGGGCCCCGGCTTTTCCCCATCGCGGCGGCCACCATCGGCCTCAAGGGCGAGATGATGGCCCCCCTGGCCGAACTCAAGGAGGCGGGCTGCGTGGCCGTGTCCAATGACGGCCGCCCCCTGGAAAACGCCGAGCTTGTGCGCCGCATTATGGAATACGCCGCAGACCTCGGTCTGATCCTCATCGACCACTGCGAGGACCCGCACCTGGGCCGCGGGTGGATCATGCACGAGGGGCATGTCAGCGGCCTTCTGGGGCTCAAGGGGCAACCGGCCTCCGGGGAGGCCATACAGGCCGCCCGCGACATCATGCTTGCAGAATATCTTGATATCCCTGTGCATATCGCGCATGTTTCCGCTGCCTTGACCGTAGACCTCATACGCTGGGCCAAGCAGCGCGGCGTGAAGGTCAGCGCAGAAACCTGCCCGCACTATCTGTTGCTGGACGAAAGAGCCCTGGAGAACTATAGTGTGCAGGCCAAGGTGAGCCCTCCGCTGCGCACGGCGCACGACCGCGAAGTGCTGCGTGAAGCCGTGAAAACGGGTATTGTGGACATTCTTGTGACCGACCACGCGCCGCACGCGGCCCATGAAAAAGACGGCACCCTGGACGGAGCCCCCTGCGGCTTCACAGGTCTTGATCTGGCTCTTGGCCTTACCTGGAAGCTTGTGGATGCGGGCATCTTGGCCGAATCCGACGTGCATCGCCTGTGGTGCCGCCGTCCGGCTGAAATTTTTGGCCTGCCCTGGAACGGCTTCGCCCCTGGCGATCCGGCGGACTTCTTTTTGTTTGATACTGATGAAGAATGGACGCCCTCACGGCAAACCATGTATTCAAAAAGCCTGAACTCGCCCTTTTTGGGGCAGACCTTGCGCGGGCGCGTCAAGCACCACTGGATGGGAGGCAGACAACTGTTCTGA
- a CDS encoding aspartate carbamoyltransferase catalytic subunit, with translation MNTDNRYHWSHKDLLDVTQLSRADTLHLLDLAASFQEINTRPVKKVPTLKGKTVVLFFVEDSTRTKTSFDVAGKRLSADTFSLGKSGSSLNKGESLKDTALTLQAMSPDVIVIRHSSSGAARYIAELLPCGVVNGGDGWHAHPTQALLDCFSLRQAWDNAFEGRTLLILGDIAHSRVARSNIHLLTSLGVRVRVCAPRTLLPAGVDHWPVEVYTNLEEAVRDVDATMCLRLQLERQQAGLLPDLAEYSRRFCLGLRHMEMARPGAKVLHPGPMNRGLEISDDMADAPASLVLNQVAAGVATRMAVLYLLATRNDGGRA, from the coding sequence ATGAATACCGACAACCGCTACCACTGGTCACACAAGGATCTGCTGGATGTAACCCAGTTGAGCAGGGCCGACACCCTGCATCTGCTGGATCTGGCCGCCAGCTTTCAGGAAATAAACACCCGACCCGTCAAGAAGGTGCCCACGCTCAAAGGCAAGACTGTGGTGCTTTTTTTTGTGGAAGACAGCACCCGTACCAAGACGTCCTTTGATGTGGCGGGCAAGCGTCTGTCGGCGGACACCTTTTCTCTGGGCAAGAGCGGTTCAAGCCTCAACAAGGGTGAAAGCCTCAAGGACACGGCCCTGACGCTCCAGGCCATGTCGCCCGACGTCATCGTCATCCGCCACTCCAGCAGCGGCGCTGCCCGCTATATCGCGGAACTGCTGCCCTGTGGCGTGGTCAACGGCGGCGACGGCTGGCATGCCCACCCAACGCAGGCCCTGCTGGACTGTTTCAGCCTGCGTCAGGCATGGGATAACGCCTTTGAAGGGCGCACGCTGCTCATCCTTGGGGATATCGCCCACAGTCGTGTGGCGCGGTCCAATATCCATCTGCTGACCAGCCTTGGCGTGCGCGTGCGGGTCTGCGCCCCCCGCACTCTCCTGCCCGCCGGGGTGGACCACTGGCCTGTGGAAGTGTATACAAATCTTGAAGAGGCCGTGCGCGATGTGGACGCCACCATGTGCCTGCGCCTGCAGCTGGAACGCCAGCAGGCCGGGCTTCTGCCCGATCTGGCCGAGTACTCGCGGCGCTTCTGCCTGGGCCTCAGACATATGGAGATGGCCCGGCCAGGGGCCAAGGTGCTGCATCCCGGGCCCATGAACCGGGGACTGGAAATTTCCGACGACATGGCCGACGCTCCTGCCAGCCTGGTGCTGAACCAGGTGGCCGCTGGCGTGGCGACGCGCATGGCCGTGCTCTATCTTCTGGCCACACGCAACGATGGAGGACGCGCATGA
- a CDS encoding sulfite exporter TauE/SafE family protein: MLLTLVIYLACGAVTGVLAGLLGVGGGIVLVPMMVAIFPSVGVPAEYVQQMALGTSLASIMITSISSARAQNKRGAVHWDIFRNITPGILVGTFVGGLIATHMPTLALKIIFICFLLMVSVQMLSGYRPPATRNMPGFVGTSGVGVGIGLISSFVGIGGGTLSVPFMSSCNVPLHHAVGTSAAIGFPIAVAGTLGFIVGGWGRPDLPPMALGFVNLWALLGIASASFLTAPLGVRLSHALPADKLKRGFACFLVIVAVKMAWGLL; the protein is encoded by the coding sequence ATGCTTTTGACTCTTGTGATCTATCTTGCATGTGGCGCTGTGACCGGGGTGCTGGCCGGACTGCTGGGCGTGGGCGGAGGCATTGTGCTGGTGCCCATGATGGTGGCCATATTTCCCTCTGTGGGCGTGCCTGCCGAATATGTGCAGCAAATGGCGCTGGGCACTTCCCTTGCCAGCATCATGATCACCTCCATTTCCAGCGCCCGCGCCCAGAACAAGCGCGGAGCCGTGCACTGGGACATCTTCCGCAACATTACGCCGGGCATCCTCGTTGGCACTTTTGTGGGCGGCCTTATCGCCACGCACATGCCCACGCTTGCCCTCAAGATCATCTTCATCTGTTTTCTGCTGATGGTGTCTGTCCAGATGCTCTCCGGCTACCGGCCTCCGGCCACCCGCAACATGCCCGGCTTTGTCGGCACGTCCGGCGTGGGCGTGGGCATAGGTCTTATTTCGAGCTTTGTGGGCATTGGCGGCGGCACGCTTTCCGTGCCTTTCATGTCGTCCTGCAACGTGCCCCTGCACCACGCCGTGGGCACCTCGGCGGCCATTGGTTTTCCCATTGCCGTGGCGGGAACGCTGGGCTTCATAGTGGGCGGATGGGGCCGACCGGATCTTCCCCCTATGGCTCTGGGCTTTGTAAACCTGTGGGCCTTGCTGGGCATAGCTTCGGCCAGTTTTCTCACTGCGCCCCTCGGCGTCAGGCTGTCGCACGCCCTGCCAGCCGACAAGCTTAAACGCGGCTTTGCCTGCTTTCTGGTTATCGTGGCCGTCAAAATGGCCTGGGGATTGCTGTAA
- a CDS encoding YitT family protein: protein MKLYSYNHKLAESVWWNLFLLTLGGLLTTICIQSVAAPHDFLAGGIMGVALLTNYWTGTLTPLVWYALFCAPIYLFGWFVVGKRFLLYTAYGTLCTTIFGFFINFTIPLQSELYAAVVGGVLHGTAGGLMLRTLGSGGGTDVIAVVLKDRWNFSIGQFNVIFNGLLFLLGAYRLPFDLIVASMIMMFISSNALEYVLGMFNRRKLVFIISDHGEEISEAILVTERFGATMLRGKGAYSGSDREILLTVTNNIALKRLENLVFSIDRNALFIVENTFYVSGGQFARRSR from the coding sequence ATGAAACTCTATTCCTACAACCACAAACTGGCCGAATCAGTCTGGTGGAATCTCTTTCTGCTGACCCTGGGCGGTCTGCTTACAACTATCTGTATCCAGAGCGTTGCCGCCCCCCACGACTTTCTCGCGGGGGGCATCATGGGCGTGGCCCTGCTCACCAACTACTGGACAGGGACGCTCACCCCCCTTGTGTGGTACGCCCTGTTTTGCGCGCCCATTTACCTTTTCGGCTGGTTTGTTGTCGGAAAACGCTTTCTCCTCTACACGGCCTACGGCACCCTGTGCACGACGATCTTTGGCTTTTTCATCAATTTCACCATCCCGCTGCAAAGCGAACTGTATGCCGCCGTGGTGGGCGGCGTGCTGCACGGCACAGCAGGGGGACTGATGCTGCGGACCCTTGGCAGCGGCGGCGGCACGGACGTTATCGCCGTAGTGCTCAAGGACCGCTGGAATTTTTCCATCGGGCAGTTCAACGTCATTTTCAACGGCCTGCTTTTTCTGCTGGGCGCCTACCGCCTGCCCTTTGATCTTATCGTGGCCTCGATGATCATGATGTTCATTTCGTCCAACGCGCTTGAATACGTGCTGGGCATGTTCAACCGGCGCAAACTGGTCTTCATCATCTCCGATCACGGCGAGGAAATCAGCGAAGCCATACTGGTGACGGAACGCTTTGGCGCAACCATGTTGCGGGGCAAGGGGGCCTACTCCGGCTCCGACCGTGAAATACTGCTCACCGTCACCAACAACATCGCCCTCAAGCGACTGGAAAATCTGGTCTTCAGCATTGACCGCAACGCCCTTTTCATTGTTGAAAACACCTTTTACGTTTCCGGCGGGCAGTTCGCACGCAGGAGCAGGTAG
- a CDS encoding amidohydrolase family protein, translating into MAPAASAPGSIPEGRAQQALAIRARSIVTLAGEDPARGARLFAPLKKIDNAVLIVRDGMVEEVRPWSAGATPTGALVRDLGPVCLAPACVNAHTHLELSHLAGRTRLGKGFTPWLQSLIPLLREAPNPEAAENACAHMAGTGTLYAGNITGSLPGGMLLADAACREAGLAVNHFCEWFGFGAPFADGLRPWPPRCRQALEDDPFLAARCAPGGHALYSTGPDILRAAKQDCARMGRIFSFHLAESPEETQLLTTGDGPLRQCYDSVVLPADWQAPGLRPLAYAFKLGLLDAGTLAVHGTQLDAQEVEVLAASGAALCLCPRSNRNLGLGVPPVRDLLESGCLLCLGTDGLTSNRDLDVRQEAVWLREHLDVPPEALVRLMTINGAAALNMLQSGAGRLEPGSPADFCVLPDALTY; encoded by the coding sequence ATGGCGCCAGCCGCATCCGCTCCCGGTTCCATCCCTGAAGGCAGGGCGCAGCAGGCGCTGGCCATCAGGGCCAGAAGCATCGTCACCCTGGCGGGCGAGGACCCGGCCAGAGGCGCGCGCCTGTTCGCCCCCCTGAAAAAAATCGACAATGCCGTGCTCATCGTGCGCGACGGCATGGTGGAAGAAGTACGCCCCTGGTCGGCAGGGGCGACGCCCACGGGCGCTCTGGTGCGCGATCTCGGCCCGGTGTGTCTGGCCCCAGCCTGCGTCAACGCCCACACCCATCTGGAGCTTTCCCACCTGGCGGGGCGCACCCGCTTGGGCAAGGGGTTCACGCCCTGGCTGCAAAGCCTTATTCCCCTGCTGCGCGAAGCCCCGAACCCGGAGGCGGCTGAAAATGCCTGCGCCCATATGGCGGGCACAGGAACCCTATACGCTGGCAATATCACCGGCTCCCTGCCCGGCGGCATGCTGCTGGCGGACGCCGCCTGCCGTGAAGCCGGGCTTGCCGTGAACCACTTTTGCGAATGGTTCGGCTTTGGCGCGCCCTTTGCCGACGGCCTGCGCCCCTGGCCGCCCCGCTGCCGCCAGGCGCTGGAAGACGATCCTTTTCTGGCCGCCCGCTGCGCCCCCGGGGGGCACGCCCTCTACTCCACCGGGCCGGACATCCTGCGCGCCGCCAAACAGGACTGCGCCCGCATGGGCCGTATTTTCAGCTTTCATCTGGCCGAATCGCCGGAGGAAACACAACTGCTCACCACGGGGGACGGTCCCCTGCGCCAGTGCTACGATTCAGTGGTGCTGCCTGCGGACTGGCAGGCTCCCGGCCTGCGCCCTCTGGCCTATGCCTTCAAGCTGGGGCTTCTGGATGCGGGAACCCTGGCCGTACACGGCACGCAACTGGACGCGCAGGAAGTGGAAGTGCTGGCCGCCAGCGGAGCGGCCCTGTGCCTGTGCCCGCGCTCGAACCGCAACCTTGGGCTTGGCGTGCCCCCTGTGCGCGACCTGCTTGAAAGCGGCTGCCTGCTCTGCCTCGGCACTGACGGCCTGACCAGCAACCGCGACCTTGACGTGCGGCAGGAAGCCGTATGGCTGCGGGAACATCTTGATGTTCCCCCCGAAGCCCTGGTGCGTCTCATGACCATTAACGGGGCGGCGGCCCTCAACATGCTCCAGAGCGGCGCGGGCCGTCTGGAACCGGGAAGTCCCGCGGACTTCTGCGTTCTGCCCGATGCCCTTACCTACTGA
- a CDS encoding Hpt domain-containing protein, with protein MSEELLDWKEAMTRVLDKRDLYVKLLGKFIETERDTPDKVGVALKNGNAEEARQLVHNTKGVAANLGAKALASAALELEMAIKAGADTSRALSHFSTTVMETLVTMHAFMTQ; from the coding sequence ATGAGCGAGGAATTACTGGACTGGAAAGAAGCCATGACCCGTGTGCTCGACAAACGTGACCTCTATGTCAAACTGTTGGGCAAGTTCATTGAGACGGAACGCGACACACCTGACAAGGTGGGCGTGGCCCTGAAAAACGGCAATGCGGAAGAAGCCCGGCAACTGGTGCACAACACCAAGGGAGTTGCCGCCAACCTTGGGGCCAAGGCCTTGGCCTCCGCTGCGCTGGAACTGGAAATGGCCATCAAGGCCGGGGCGGATACAAGCCGCGCCCTCAGCCATTTCAGCACCACCGTTATGGAAACCCTCGTGACCATGCACGCCTTCATGACCCAGTAG